In Acaryochloris marina S15, a single genomic region encodes these proteins:
- a CDS encoding DUF3352 domain-containing protein → MSERPTRPTRPNRSKLAKRKPQKNQSRTLMLTLGGAALLVVGGTLAFFLLQGEEKAGPLPLGSKVVPRDVMLSVTLNTGGNQWQQIAQFGTPDTQKTLQDRLQQLETDVLKPNGLSYKANIQPWAANQLTMALLPPTVESVEEQSQQATIWIVPIRDQGQFEKVFQNKLTAANSTDTRTYKETKVYEFDAEDGKRYGFATLDNRWLVFTSADAPINAVIDTHKGKPALADVPRYQEALKEIENDAAIAKVYINVPIAAAQMSRVPLSPASQERIQSVQGIGSTLMVVKDGIQFKAISWLKPDAKDTLETKNEAKDIAKHLPDDTLLMTSGGNFQQVWRDYAQGNLAKLVFPLNPKAWNDDLSKRTGIDFNNQFVSWMDGEFSTAIIPAQTKDKKGVGIVFLAKAKDRTTANQAFRALDEAMRDRFNFLVTESKVGKKTVTNWKVPPGLPIASHGWLDNDVAFFTLGAPIANRLLPAPKTNLTQAASFKGATTSDLDPNNGNFYIDMPRMLGLLDTNPLLPKLTPDTTKFMQGIETIGVTTAINNEWSTRYDIHVKLKKKKES, encoded by the coding sequence ATGAGCGAACGACCCACTCGACCGACCCGACCCAACCGATCTAAGCTGGCCAAGCGGAAGCCGCAAAAAAACCAGTCACGGACTTTGATGTTGACCTTGGGTGGCGCAGCGTTGCTGGTGGTAGGCGGTACCCTCGCGTTCTTTCTGCTTCAAGGTGAAGAGAAAGCGGGGCCTTTACCCCTAGGTTCCAAAGTAGTGCCCAGAGATGTGATGTTAAGCGTCACCCTCAATACCGGGGGTAACCAATGGCAACAAATCGCCCAGTTCGGCACCCCTGACACTCAAAAGACGTTGCAAGACCGGCTCCAGCAACTAGAGACGGACGTATTGAAACCCAATGGCCTGTCCTATAAAGCCAATATCCAGCCCTGGGCCGCCAATCAACTGACCATGGCTCTGTTGCCCCCCACGGTGGAATCGGTGGAGGAGCAAAGCCAACAAGCCACCATTTGGATAGTGCCCATTCGAGATCAAGGCCAATTTGAAAAAGTCTTTCAAAATAAGCTGACTGCTGCTAATTCGACAGATACGCGCACCTATAAAGAAACAAAGGTGTATGAATTTGATGCAGAGGATGGCAAACGCTATGGTTTTGCCACGTTAGATAATCGCTGGTTAGTGTTTACATCCGCCGATGCCCCCATCAACGCCGTTATCGATACCCATAAAGGGAAGCCCGCCTTAGCCGATGTGCCCCGCTATCAAGAGGCCCTCAAAGAAATCGAAAACGATGCTGCGATCGCAAAGGTCTATATTAATGTCCCCATCGCCGCGGCTCAGATGAGTCGCGTGCCCTTATCTCCGGCCAGCCAGGAACGCATTCAGAGTGTTCAGGGGATTGGCTCAACCCTGATGGTAGTCAAGGATGGCATCCAATTTAAGGCGATCTCCTGGCTAAAGCCCGATGCCAAAGACACCTTAGAGACCAAAAACGAGGCTAAAGATATTGCCAAACATTTACCCGACGATACGTTATTGATGACCTCGGGAGGGAATTTTCAACAGGTCTGGCGGGACTATGCCCAGGGAAATTTAGCCAAACTGGTGTTTCCCCTCAATCCCAAAGCTTGGAATGATGACCTGAGCAAACGCACGGGCATTGACTTCAATAACCAGTTTGTTAGCTGGATGGATGGCGAATTCTCTACCGCCATCATCCCTGCCCAAACCAAGGATAAAAAAGGGGTCGGGATCGTTTTCTTAGCGAAGGCCAAAGATCGGACCACCGCCAATCAGGCCTTTCGAGCCCTCGATGAGGCCATGCGCGATCGCTTTAATTTTCTAGTGACTGAATCCAAAGTGGGGAAGAAAACCGTAACGAACTGGAAGGTGCCTCCCGGACTCCCCATTGCCAGTCATGGCTGGTTAGATAATGATGTGGCCTTTTTTACCCTTGGGGCTCCCATCGCCAACCGCTTGCTCCCGGCTCCGAAGACAAATTTAACCCAAGCCGCGAGCTTTAAAGGGGCCACTACTTCAGACTTGGACCCCAATAACGGCAATTTCTATATTGATATGCCGCGCATGCTGGGATTGCTAGACACCAATCCCCTACTGCCAAAACTGACGCCAGACACCACAAAATTTATGCAAGGGATTGAAACAATTGGCGTGACGACAGCCATTAACAATGAGTGGAGTACCCGCTACGACATTCATGTCAAACTAAAGAAGAAGAAAGAATCCTAG
- a CDS encoding 4a-hydroxytetrahydrobiopterin dehydratase: MAARLDDATIRERAQSLAGWTVDGQSLKITRRFKDFLAAMAFVNRLVDPAEAAGHHPDIYISYNRVDITLTTHDAGGLTEMDFQMAQTISNL, encoded by the coding sequence ATGGCTGCAAGGTTAGATGATGCGACCATTCGTGAACGGGCACAGTCCCTCGCCGGTTGGACCGTAGACGGCCAATCCCTCAAAATCACCCGCAGGTTCAAGGATTTTTTGGCGGCTATGGCTTTTGTCAATCGCCTGGTAGACCCTGCTGAAGCCGCAGGCCATCACCCCGATATTTATATCAGCTATAACCGGGTCGATATTACCCTCACTACCCATGATGCGGGGGGACTGACGGAAATGGATTTCCAAATGGCCCAAACGATTTCTAATCTATAG
- the rsmG gene encoding 16S rRNA (guanine(527)-N(7))-methyltransferase RsmG has product MSDRTLPNRSDVWLQTLGWQPTSEQEQQFERLFQQILRANQQLNLTRITDPQDFWEKHLWDSLVGIAPWLPPGSPIPTWLQDLASLSTDLNQAMRVIDIGTGGGFPGLPIAIIKPTWPITLLDSTQKKLTFLEQATADLGLENVEGCCDRAENLGQQSPYRESFDLALVRAVGPASVCAEYALPLLALQGYAVLYRGQWTTEEQEGLKAVASKLGGEVVAVLPVKMPHSPGIRHCIYLRKTQPTDPKFPRRVGVPTRKPL; this is encoded by the coding sequence ATGAGCGACCGCACATTACCCAATCGATCTGACGTGTGGCTGCAAACCTTGGGCTGGCAACCGACCTCGGAGCAGGAACAGCAGTTTGAACGCTTGTTTCAGCAAATTCTGCGGGCTAATCAGCAGCTTAATCTCACCCGAATTACGGATCCCCAAGACTTCTGGGAAAAACACCTGTGGGATTCTCTCGTGGGTATTGCGCCTTGGTTGCCGCCTGGCTCTCCTATACCTACTTGGCTCCAAGACCTAGCGAGCTTATCTACAGACCTCAACCAAGCCATGCGGGTGATCGATATTGGTACAGGGGGTGGGTTTCCGGGTTTACCGATCGCAATCATCAAACCGACCTGGCCCATTACTCTACTCGACTCCACCCAAAAGAAGCTGACCTTTCTAGAACAGGCAACGGCTGACCTGGGGTTGGAGAATGTGGAGGGGTGTTGCGATCGCGCTGAAAATCTAGGCCAACAGTCCCCCTATAGAGAATCCTTTGATCTGGCCCTCGTTAGAGCCGTGGGTCCAGCCTCAGTCTGCGCTGAATATGCACTCCCTTTATTAGCCTTGCAAGGCTATGCCGTGCTGTATCGCGGCCAATGGACAACGGAAGAGCAGGAGGGATTAAAGGCTGTGGCATCCAAACTTGGAGGAGAGGTCGTGGCGGTATTGCCTGTGAAGATGCCCCATTCTCCAGGCATCCGGCACTGTATCTATCTCCGCAAAACCCAACCCACCGATCCCAAATTTCCGCGACGAGTGGGCGTGCCTACCCGTAAACCGCTGTAA
- a CDS encoding 2OG-Fe(II) oxygenase, whose product MPDLAQSNVEYKVINQQVYNIQLMDRQVETKIQFVSENPNDATISKYVALEHCFSDQECDAIETYFSKVKTMTGEVGGKAVHKATRDSTLRWLRLNEYPDSVWIYEKIMNHVAQVNAENWQFRLDGFESSIQLTEYEPGGHYTWHQDIGSRRSGLRKLSVSVQLSDPDTYVGGGLELHATQKPVLMPRSRGTLVIFPSYTLHRVTAMTAGMRCALVTWIGGLEAYR is encoded by the coding sequence ATGCCTGACCTTGCCCAATCCAACGTTGAATATAAAGTCATCAACCAACAGGTCTATAACATCCAGTTGATGGATCGGCAGGTTGAGACCAAAATTCAATTTGTTTCCGAAAACCCCAACGACGCCACCATTAGCAAATATGTCGCTCTAGAGCATTGCTTTAGCGATCAAGAATGTGATGCCATCGAAACTTACTTTTCCAAAGTCAAAACCATGACTGGAGAAGTGGGCGGTAAAGCGGTCCACAAAGCAACCCGCGACAGCACCCTCCGCTGGCTACGGCTAAACGAATACCCAGACAGCGTGTGGATCTACGAAAAAATCATGAACCACGTTGCCCAGGTCAATGCTGAAAACTGGCAGTTTCGGCTAGATGGATTTGAAAGCTCTATTCAACTCACGGAATATGAACCCGGTGGCCATTACACCTGGCATCAGGATATTGGGTCGCGGCGGAGTGGCTTGCGGAAGCTGTCCGTCTCGGTGCAGCTCTCAGACCCGGATACCTACGTAGGCGGTGGACTAGAACTCCATGCCACTCAAAAGCCTGTCCTGATGCCTCGCTCCCGGGGCACCCTCGTTATATTCCCTAGCTATACTTTGCATCGTGTTACCGCTATGACCGCAGGAATGCGCTGTGCTCTTGTCACCTGGATTGGTGGCTTAGAAGCCTATCGATAG
- a CDS encoding AAA family ATPase, with product MAQLLRWIAELVRQRNWYMLLVLVGVGLALLTHFGRDQLNQFIKPEYQTAFSFFLWGGVVLIILVALGFALKTLPRTQPPNLEDLAERKAIKGLRPFSQDDAEIFARLQRERLLQTCVEVITSSDFRFGILVGESGCGKTSVLQAGILPQFLRSECEFCGVYVRFSDQEPLAAIRQALAEQLEIPMEWLTTETDAHPFLALLTQAVTAADKPVVLFLDQFEQWYVHAKQPEDRQPFLQGLMAWYKQPTPPVKILVSIRSDLFFHIVEIQKALHFDLGPQDVFQLAKFTPAEATQVLAVIAHTENLRFEESFVMELAEQELAGREDGLISPVDVQILAWMIERQNASELRAFNRQAFQKFGGVEGLLMRFLDKALMARVSEGQRQAALKVLLALTDLERQVRAGVLTVSELQQKLTGSLSSQEVREAVRWLERGDVRLITPINRQQQEVGYELAHERLIPSLLKQAGRELSAADQANQLLDRRVNEWLGNNRSGRYLFGPRELWSIKQQKPYLTWGPKRPQKEKLLALSWRRVQGFTGALMAVCLGISVFLGWLWYMPAGQIQQVRWALVNPMGGPLDRVSDEDAVSAAIAFAKDGKKQKAMDMVTQYVDRPGSQAQFFSQFTSVLIHETDHQSIKKDLNLMQVRAKKIDGPRYKSSALRAIAAAYGQINDPKLAHEVLKNALAVAEKFDDPYSKSSALRAIAAAYGQINDPKLAQEGLKNALAVAEKFDDPSSKSDALRAIAAAYGQINDPKLAQEGLKNALAVAEKIDDPRYKSSGLRAIAAAYGQINDPKLAHEGLKNALTVAEKIDDPRYKSSALRAIAAAYGQINDPKLAHEVLKNALTVAEKFDDPRDKSNALSAIAAAYGQINDPKLAHEVLKNALTVAEKFDDPRDKSNALSAIAAAYGQINDPKLAHEVLKNALTVAEKIDEPTDKFYALRTIAAVYGQVNDPKLAHEVLKNALTVAEKIDDPRDKSNALSAIAAAYGQVNDPKLAHEVLKNALTVVEKIDNPSSKSNALRAIADAYGQINDPKLAHEGLKNALTVAEKIDDPRDKSNTLRAIADAYGQINDPKLAQEGLKKTLKAAEAANAESVMEAISVKYAYLSDWGQSLKALRYCPESWKVKAQIKLLTLWAEKKNPRLINGAVIVEQPEASEERGKYTFKANLYGPTEGCNQYVDWWEILSEDQELLDRPHFDISHDDQQPFSSTSKPIQASDNQTLLIRAHLHLENKDKSGYEARQAWKGTIKDGFEMIRLPERFATNLAKADPQPKPCQDKSLT from the coding sequence ATGGCTCAGTTGCTTCGCTGGATCGCGGAGTTAGTCCGACAGCGCAATTGGTACATGCTGTTGGTTTTAGTAGGAGTAGGGCTAGCACTATTAACTCATTTCGGTCGAGATCAGCTCAATCAATTCATCAAGCCAGAATATCAAACTGCCTTCTCATTTTTTCTATGGGGTGGGGTGGTGTTGATCATTCTAGTGGCTTTGGGGTTTGCCCTCAAAACCCTACCTCGAACTCAGCCCCCTAACCTCGAAGATTTAGCAGAGCGCAAAGCGATTAAGGGACTGCGACCCTTTAGCCAAGACGATGCAGAAATTTTTGCCCGATTGCAGCGAGAACGATTGCTCCAAACTTGTGTAGAAGTGATCACTAGCTCTGACTTCCGATTTGGAATTTTAGTAGGAGAGTCGGGCTGTGGGAAGACTTCTGTTTTACAAGCTGGAATTTTACCTCAGTTTCTGAGGTCCGAATGTGAGTTCTGCGGTGTATACGTGCGGTTTTCGGACCAAGAACCGCTGGCTGCCATTCGGCAGGCATTAGCTGAGCAGCTAGAAATTCCGATGGAGTGGTTGACCACTGAAACGGATGCACATCCTTTTTTGGCGCTCTTAACGCAAGCGGTGACTGCTGCGGACAAGCCTGTGGTCCTGTTTTTGGACCAGTTTGAGCAATGGTATGTCCATGCCAAGCAGCCCGAGGATCGTCAGCCGTTTTTGCAAGGGTTAATGGCATGGTACAAACAGCCCACTCCGCCAGTGAAGATTCTGGTCTCGATCCGCTCAGATTTGTTTTTCCATATTGTAGAAATCCAGAAGGCACTCCACTTTGACCTCGGTCCCCAGGATGTGTTTCAGTTGGCCAAGTTTACGCCTGCTGAAGCGACCCAGGTATTGGCGGTGATTGCTCACACAGAAAATCTCCGGTTTGAAGAATCTTTTGTCATGGAGCTGGCGGAGCAAGAGTTGGCAGGTCGGGAAGATGGGCTGATTTCTCCGGTGGATGTGCAGATTTTGGCCTGGATGATTGAACGCCAAAATGCCTCGGAGTTGCGGGCCTTTAATCGCCAAGCTTTCCAGAAGTTTGGGGGTGTGGAAGGGCTGTTGATGCGGTTCTTGGATAAAGCCTTGATGGCTCGGGTCTCGGAGGGGCAGCGACAGGCTGCCTTAAAAGTATTGTTGGCCCTAACGGATTTGGAACGGCAGGTACGGGCAGGGGTTTTAACGGTCAGTGAATTACAGCAAAAATTAACGGGATCTCTCTCTTCTCAAGAGGTGCGCGAGGCGGTGAGATGGTTGGAGCGGGGAGATGTACGGCTGATTACCCCGATCAACCGACAGCAGCAAGAAGTGGGATATGAACTGGCCCATGAACGCTTAATTCCATCCTTACTCAAACAGGCGGGTCGAGAGTTATCGGCGGCAGATCAGGCGAATCAGCTTTTGGATCGGCGGGTGAATGAGTGGTTGGGGAATAACCGCAGTGGGCGTTATCTTTTTGGTCCACGGGAGTTGTGGTCGATTAAACAGCAAAAGCCCTATTTAACCTGGGGACCCAAACGGCCTCAAAAAGAAAAACTGTTGGCTTTAAGCTGGCGGCGAGTGCAAGGATTCACGGGGGCATTGATGGCAGTTTGTTTAGGGATTTCTGTGTTTTTAGGTTGGCTATGGTATATGCCGGCAGGACAAATTCAGCAAGTGCGGTGGGCCTTGGTGAATCCAATGGGTGGCCCCTTAGATAGAGTTAGCGATGAAGATGCAGTCAGTGCAGCGATTGCTTTTGCCAAAGATGGCAAGAAACAAAAAGCAATGGATATGGTGACCCAATATGTTGATCGTCCAGGGAGTCAGGCTCAATTTTTTAGTCAATTTACATCTGTGTTGATTCATGAGACTGACCATCAATCCATCAAAAAAGATTTAAACCTAATGCAAGTAAGGGCCAAAAAAATTGATGGCCCAAGGTACAAATCTTCTGCCCTGAGAGCGATTGCAGCCGCCTATGGTCAAATTAATGACCCCAAACTCGCTCATGAAGTCTTGAAAAATGCCCTAGCCGTCGCCGAAAAATTTGATGACCCATATTCCAAATCTTCTGCCCTGAGAGCGATTGCAGCCGCCTATGGTCAAATCAATGACCCCAAACTCGCCCAGGAAGGATTGAAAAATGCCCTAGCCGTCGCCGAAAAATTTGATGACCCAAGTTCCAAATCCGATGCCCTGAGAGCGATTGCAGCCGCCTATGGTCAAATCAATGACCCCAAACTCGCCCAGGAAGGATTGAAAAATGCCCTAGCCGTTGCCGAAAAAATCGATGACCCAAGGTACAAATCCTCTGGCCTGAGAGCGATTGCAGCCGCCTATGGTCAAATCAATGACCCCAAACTCGCCCATGAAGGATTGAAAAATGCCCTAACTGTCGCCGAAAAAATTGATGACCCAAGGTACAAATCCTCTGCCCTGAGAGCGATTGCAGCCGCCTATGGTCAAATCAATGACCCCAAACTCGCCCATGAAGTCTTGAAAAATGCCCTAACTGTCGCCGAAAAATTTGATGACCCACGTGACAAATCCAATGCCCTGAGTGCGATTGCAGCCGCCTATGGTCAAATCAATGACCCCAAACTCGCCCATGAAGTCTTGAAAAATGCCCTAACTGTCGCCGAAAAATTTGATGACCCACGTGACAAATCCAATGCCCTGAGTGCGATTGCAGCCGCCTATGGTCAAATCAATGACCCCAAACTCGCCCATGAAGTCTTGAAAAATGCCCTAACTGTCGCCGAAAAAATTGATGAGCCAACTGACAAATTCTATGCCCTGAGAACGATTGCAGCCGTTTATGGTCAAGTCAATGACCCCAAACTCGCCCATGAAGTCTTGAAAAATGCCCTAACCGTCGCCGAAAAAATTGATGACCCACGTGACAAATCCAATGCCCTGAGTGCGATTGCAGCCGCCTATGGTCAAGTCAATGACCCCAAACTCGCCCATGAAGTCTTGAAAAATGCCCTAACTGTCGTCGAAAAAATTGATAACCCAAGTTCCAAATCCAATGCCCTGAGAGCGATTGCAGACGCCTATGGTCAAATTAATGACCCCAAACTCGCCCATGAAGGATTGAAAAATGCCCTAACCGTCGCCGAAAAAATTGATGACCCACGTGACAAATCCAATACCCTGAGAGCGATTGCAGATGCCTATGGTCAAATTAATGACCCCAAACTCGCCCAGGAAGGATTAAAGAAGACTCTAAAAGCTGCAGAAGCAGCTAATGCCGAAAGTGTTATGGAAGCAATTTCTGTAAAATATGCCTATCTAAGCGATTGGGGACAGTCATTAAAGGCCCTGAGATATTGCCCAGAATCTTGGAAAGTGAAAGCCCAGATCAAACTTTTGACCCTTTGGGCTGAGAAAAAAAATCCTAGATTGATCAATGGCGCAGTGATTGTAGAGCAGCCTGAAGCATCTGAAGAACGGGGTAAATATACCTTCAAGGCCAATCTTTATGGTCCTACAGAAGGTTGTAATCAGTATGTGGATTGGTGGGAAATCCTAAGTGAAGATCAGGAGCTATTAGATCGCCCCCATTTTGACATCAGTCATGATGATCAACAGCCTTTCTCTAGTACGAGTAAGCCCATCCAAGCGTCAGACAATCAAACACTTCTAATTCGGGCTCACCTCCATCTTGAAAACAAAGATAAAAGTGGCTATGAGGCCAGACAGGCTTGGAAAGGAACGATCAAAGATGGCTTCGAAATGATTCGCCTACCTGAGAGATTTGCCACCAATCTTGCCAAAGCGGACCCACAACCCAAACCTTGCCAAGATAAGTCCCTAACTTAA
- a CDS encoding DASH family cryptochrome, which yields MRVLIWFRNDLRLHDHAPLHQAVRSNADVIPCYCFDPRQFGQTPFGFPKTGPFRAQFLLESLADLRQSLRAKQSDLILRQGHPETILPELAQALNVDAVYFNREVTSEEVEVENHLRKALADLGIDCLRFWSSTLYHPEQLPFPIRELPEVFTQFRKQVEKSAKPKPPFPTPQTLSALPDSEPGELPQLENWGLSTAQPDSRAMIRFSGGETAALERLQDYLWEQDCLKQYKETRNGMLQPNDSTKFSPWLALGCVSPRYIHQQVKAYEQERVKNNSTYWLIFELIWRDYFRFICAKHGKGVFRLSGLQELALPWQDNRETFEKWQTGQTGFPLIDANMRELAATGFMSNRGRQNVASFLTKNLGLNWQMGAEWFESCLIDYDVCSNWGNWNYAAGVGNDARGFRFFNIVKQAKDYDPQGDYVRHWLPELKDVPGGQVQTPWQLTALEQEMFGFVVGRDYPEPMVDLWQSAKVNEQIYNRVVNR from the coding sequence GTGCGCGTTCTCATTTGGTTTCGCAATGACTTGCGGCTCCATGACCATGCCCCGCTGCACCAGGCGGTGCGTTCTAATGCGGATGTGATTCCCTGCTACTGCTTCGATCCACGCCAGTTCGGTCAAACGCCTTTTGGCTTTCCCAAAACAGGACCGTTTAGAGCCCAGTTTTTGCTGGAGAGTCTGGCGGATTTGCGTCAATCCTTGCGGGCTAAGCAGAGCGATCTGATCCTGCGCCAGGGCCATCCTGAAACGATTCTGCCTGAGCTAGCGCAAGCGTTGAACGTCGATGCAGTGTATTTCAATCGAGAAGTTACCTCTGAAGAGGTGGAGGTCGAAAACCATCTGCGCAAAGCTTTAGCCGACCTAGGGATTGATTGCCTAAGGTTTTGGAGCAGTACCCTCTATCACCCAGAACAGCTGCCCTTTCCGATTCGAGAGCTGCCGGAGGTGTTTACCCAGTTTCGTAAGCAGGTAGAAAAATCAGCTAAGCCTAAACCCCCGTTCCCGACACCACAGACTTTATCGGCACTGCCAGATTCTGAGCCAGGTGAGCTGCCCCAACTGGAAAACTGGGGATTATCCACTGCTCAGCCAGACTCCAGGGCGATGATTCGGTTCTCGGGTGGAGAAACGGCAGCACTGGAGCGATTGCAGGACTATCTCTGGGAGCAAGATTGTCTAAAGCAGTATAAGGAAACCCGTAACGGGATGCTGCAGCCCAATGATTCCACGAAGTTCTCGCCTTGGTTAGCCTTGGGCTGTGTATCGCCGCGCTATATTCACCAGCAGGTAAAGGCTTATGAGCAGGAGCGAGTCAAAAATAATTCTACGTATTGGCTGATTTTTGAGTTAATCTGGCGAGATTATTTTCGGTTTATTTGTGCCAAGCATGGCAAGGGAGTCTTTCGGCTGTCGGGCTTGCAGGAGCTGGCGTTGCCCTGGCAAGACAACCGCGAAACCTTCGAGAAATGGCAAACAGGCCAGACGGGATTCCCGTTGATTGATGCCAATATGCGGGAGTTGGCGGCAACGGGGTTTATGTCCAATCGGGGACGGCAGAATGTGGCCAGCTTTTTAACCAAGAATTTGGGCCTGAATTGGCAAATGGGGGCGGAATGGTTTGAATCTTGCCTGATTGATTACGATGTCTGCAGCAATTGGGGCAATTGGAATTATGCAGCAGGGGTGGGGAATGATGCCCGAGGATTCCGGTTTTTCAATATTGTTAAGCAGGCGAAGGATTATGACCCCCAGGGGGATTATGTGCGCCATTGGTTACCGGAGTTGAAGGATGTGCCAGGGGGACAGGTACAGACGCCTTGGCAATTAACAGCGTTGGAACAGGAGATGTTTGGGTTTGTTGTGGGGCGAGATTATCCAGAGCCGATGGTGGATTTGTGGCAGTCGGCTAAGGTGAATGAGCAGATTTATAACCGAGTGGTGAATCGATAG
- a CDS encoding TolC family protein — protein MVIRLYLVAAGLGIALIGLGGQPSLGQTPETAVPEPKLNRDSSLLSLPTQESDVEINLNQPLALQQAYELALRNNLTLQVTELQLQQNQSFLTQAKAANWPTVSVQSALTRTDSANFLLNQTPIQVDAAAQLQAQQRTLQSLQTQQFQSQQELSIDIQQLQSRLQQDQNQSQQQIFDQQIQQLQLRANTSATPFAITNVAPLQPIAAVPISQGNSGGISNRIQGTVSATYNIYTSGFRSGQIGAAKAQVKISELELKRQLEQLRLDVANDYYNLQQSSALITVSKDAVRNAEASLEVARVREQAGLGTKFDVLQSEVQLADTIQNATQAENLQKIAQRQLAQRLNVKETVNLSAADQVNIAGGWLLTLEESIVLALQNRVELAQLLSQRRLAQQQRRVALAANKPQLQAFASAEVVEGLDDGVSGAFGYAVGLQVSINFFDGKAAKSRAAQQEESIAIAETQFADTKNDLRFEVEQAYSDLQSNLRNINTAQSSVQLAEESLALARLRSSAGIGTQLDVTSAENSLTQAKGNLISAILNYNRALISLQRATSYAQPVSGVTPPGG, from the coding sequence ATGGTGATCCGACTGTATCTTGTGGCGGCTGGTTTAGGGATAGCCCTGATTGGCCTTGGGGGACAGCCGTCTTTGGGGCAGACCCCTGAAACAGCTGTGCCAGAACCTAAACTGAACCGCGACTCCTCCTTGTTGAGTTTGCCCACTCAAGAGTCAGATGTAGAGATTAATCTCAATCAGCCCCTCGCTCTCCAACAGGCTTATGAGTTAGCCCTACGCAATAATCTGACTCTACAAGTGACCGAGCTGCAACTGCAGCAAAACCAGAGTTTTTTGACCCAGGCCAAAGCCGCCAACTGGCCCACCGTGAGTGTGCAGTCAGCCTTGACCCGGACGGATTCTGCTAACTTTCTGCTCAACCAAACGCCAATTCAGGTGGATGCGGCAGCTCAACTTCAAGCTCAGCAGCGAACGTTGCAAAGTTTGCAAACCCAGCAGTTTCAGTCCCAACAGGAACTGTCTATCGATATTCAGCAACTGCAGTCCCGGCTACAGCAGGATCAAAACCAGAGTCAACAGCAAATTTTTGATCAGCAAATTCAGCAGCTCCAGTTGCGCGCTAATACGAGTGCGACGCCCTTTGCGATTACGAATGTGGCACCTTTGCAGCCCATTGCTGCAGTGCCGATTAGTCAAGGGAACAGTGGAGGCATTTCGAATCGAATTCAAGGGACGGTATCGGCTACCTACAATATCTATACTTCCGGGTTTCGGTCGGGGCAAATTGGGGCAGCTAAGGCCCAGGTCAAAATTTCTGAGTTAGAGCTGAAGCGGCAGCTCGAGCAATTGCGCTTGGATGTTGCCAATGACTACTACAATCTTCAACAATCGTCAGCCCTGATTACTGTGTCGAAGGATGCGGTGCGGAATGCGGAGGCTAGCCTTGAGGTCGCTAGGGTTAGGGAACAGGCCGGGCTTGGTACCAAATTTGATGTGCTGCAGTCGGAAGTTCAGTTAGCCGATACGATCCAAAATGCGACTCAGGCCGAGAATTTGCAGAAGATTGCCCAACGCCAACTAGCCCAGCGGCTCAATGTGAAAGAAACCGTCAACCTGTCGGCTGCGGATCAGGTCAATATTGCTGGCGGCTGGCTGTTGACCTTAGAAGAAAGTATTGTGTTGGCCCTCCAAAATCGGGTGGAGCTGGCGCAGCTCCTCAGTCAACGCCGGTTGGCTCAGCAGCAGCGTCGCGTTGCTCTGGCGGCGAATAAGCCTCAACTGCAGGCCTTTGCCAGTGCGGAAGTGGTGGAAGGGCTGGATGATGGTGTGTCCGGTGCCTTTGGCTATGCCGTCGGCTTGCAAGTGTCCATCAACTTTTTTGACGGCAAAGCGGCTAAATCTAGGGCGGCACAGCAGGAAGAGAGTATTGCGATCGCAGAAACCCAATTTGCCGATACCAAAAATGATCTGCGGTTTGAAGTAGAGCAAGCCTATTCCGATCTGCAGTCGAATTTACGCAATATTAATACGGCCCAGAGCAGTGTTCAGTTGGCAGAGGAAAGTTTGGCCTTAGCGCGGTTGAGATCGAGCGCCGGGATTGGCACTCAGCTAGATGTGACCAGTGCTGAAAACTCGTTGACTCAGGCAAAAGGTAACTTAATTTCCGCTATTTTGAACTATAACCGAGCTTTAATTTCCCTCCAGCGGGCCACCAGCTATGCTCAGCCCGTCAGTGGGGTGACACCTCCAGGAGGTTAA